A stretch of DNA from Spirosoma endbachense:
GCTCGCTATCCCTACAGTTAGAGCAGACGGCAAATCTGTTAGTTAAGGCTGAGTAGAGGGTTGGCGGTTGCCGTCCGAACCATACTAAGCTCATTCAATGGTTCGTTGGCCAAGTGGTAAGGCAGAGCTCTGCAAAAGCTCCATCCCCGGTTCGAATCCGGGACGAACCTCTACAAATAATATCTTGTTACTGGATTGGCTAGCCATTGACAGGTAAGCATTCATATTGCCGGATCGTACAGCGGTTAGTACAGCTGACTCTGACTCAGCAGACCTTGGTTCGATTCCAGGTCCGGCAACCAAGACGCAATACTCCTCCCTTACCAATAAAATTGGTATACCAGTAATCTAAAGCTTCTTTTGTGAGTTAGACACTCCGATCCCTGATGTGGATCATTCGCCATACGACAAAGGGTCGTGTATCTAATCGGTAAATTTCGTTACACGACTAAAGTTGCCGGGCATGAAGACTTATAGGCCAGGCTTTTTCTATCCGTATACCATTCGTAAGGCTGGCAGGTATGTTAGAACAGGATCACACTCTCACATAGTTACTTAATAGAGGAAATATACAATAGATTATTTAACAAGAAAAAGATCAGTAAACTACCTCCTGCCCGTAGCCTCATTTTAAAGCAAATAGGGCGAATTATAGAACAATTTCGCTATTTCATTGTACTGGTAGTTGATTTGAATGATCAACAATCTAGTCATGAAAATGCTTCCATTACAGGTTTTGTTAGTCGATGATGATGACGAGGATCGCCAACTGATTCGCGAAGCTTTAACTACGGCTATTGATCATATCCTGATTGAGGAAATGGCCACTGGAGAGGAGCTAATAAAATGGCTGGCACATCGAAGAAGCCTGCCTTCAACGGAGATGCGTAAGGAGAGTGCTTTGGTGACCATCATTCTTCTGGATATGCATATGCCTAAGCTAACAGGTCTGGAAACACTGCAATCCTTAGGCGACACGAGAGATCTGGCTTACATGCCTGTGGTCCTGTTAACTTCGTCAATAAGCGAACCGCTCAAGCAGCAAGCCTATGAACATGGCATTCATTTATACATGGTAAAACCTGCAGGGGCCAGCGGCTTTTACCGGGTTGTAGAAGCCGTTAAGCTGTGTTACCGGGATACGCTACGAATGCGGGACCAAAACGCCTTAAGTTAATTTAAGGTGCATATTGGGCTTGTGTCAACGGCTCTGGTTTCATTGGGTTCGCCCTGTTTTCAGTATAGAAAAAATTGTATTCTACAGTACTGATTTGGGCATTGGCTACCTGATCAAAAGTAAAAGTAGTAAATCAGGCAGGCGGGCCAAATGATCAAAATGGTTTGCCATTCACCCCTATATCAGATGTGATCCGCTCATTTTTAGGCAAATATGTATGCAAACGAAAAGCCGCCAACATGACTGAAGGCGGCTTAACCAGTTGATTTTTACTGAGCCAGTGGAGGGATTCGAACCCCCGACGCGCTTGCGCATCCTGATTACAAATCAGGCGGAATCGACCGCTATCCGACACTGGCAATCCTCTTAAATTCAGCGGCCAGATGGCCTATCTCCGAATTGTGATGCAAAAGTAGTGCTTTCGAATGTAAACTGCAAGTTCCAGTCTCAAATTTAGTGTTCCAATGAAAAAAACCTTGGAACACTAAATGACACTTACGCCTGCGCTACTCGTAACTGATGGCGTAAATCGTCTAGTTGCTTCTCAGCATCAGCAATTTTACGGTCGATTTCAGCCCGAAGTTTGTCAGCATTCTTCGAACGGGCAAAAAACTCAATATTGTTCCGATAGGTAGCAATGTCGTTTTCAATGGATGTAATGCGCCGACGAATATCGTTCTCACGCTTGTTACCTCCGCTATCGCGATCACCACCCCGATTGAAATCCCCCCGGTCGCGACCACCAGAACGCGTCACTTCAGCTTCGTTCTGGAGCATAACCCGCTCTTTGTCTTTAGCCGGAATTTTACCTGTCGACCCAACCAGTGCGTTGACTGCATTGATATAGCGTTTCTGGGTAGACTGCATGTCTTTCTTCGGTACGAATCCAATAGCATTCCACTCTTTTTTGAACTCGTTTAGTTCAGAGAGGTCAGCATTTTCATTGGCAGCGGCTTCAATACGCTCAATCAACGTTATTTTCTTCGCAAGATTTGCTTCAAACTCGCGTTCCGTTTCCTGATTTTTCGAGCGTTTTTTATTGAAGAAAGCATCACAGGCAGCCTTGAACCGATCAAAGATCGAGTTCTTTTGCTTTTCAGGCACCTGACCGATGTTTTTCCACTGGCGTTGCAGTTCGATTACCGTCTGCGTGATTTCGGGCGACTCTTCACCCGAAGCCAGGATTGCTTCTACCTGTTCGCAAAGCTCCGTTTTAGCCCGCAGGTTTTCTTCCCGCTTGCTTTCCAACTGCTTGAAAAATTCCCCTTTGTTGTGGAAGAACGTTTTCAGCGCAGCCCAGAACTTTTTGCTCAGTTCTTTGCCCTCATCACGGGGCATTGGTCCTTTTATGGCATTCCAGCGATCCTGAAGAGCCATTACGGCCTTCGTCTTATCGTTCCAGTCGTTAATGCTGTTCGAGCTGAACGACGTAAGAGGGATTAGTTCTTCGTAAATCGCCGATTTTTCTTCGTATAGCTGTGCGGATTCTTTCCGTTGCTCATTGGTCTGATCCCGACGCTTGTCGTACAGCACATCAAGAGCAACTTTCATCCGGCCCCATAGCACTTCCTGTTCAGCCTTAGGAGCCGGACCGATGTGCTTATATTCTTCGAACAAGGCGTTGGCTTCGTCGATGGTCTGCCGCGTTACCGACGTTTCCTCAGCAGCTTTTGCCATTGCCTCAACTTTCTCGATCACCTCCGCTTTTAGCGTAGCGTTGCGCTTACGGTCCAGTTCTTTTAGCTCAAAATAGATATTCCGGTTGCTGTAGTATCGATCAACAAGCGCGTGATACGTAGCCCACAGAGTAGCATTATGCGGGGAATTCATATTCCCGGCGGCTTTCCACTCGTCCTGAATTTTTTTGAACTCGTTCCAGCTTACTTTAGGATCACCGGCATTGTTCTCGTCGGTTTCAACCAGTTCACGCAAGCGGGTCAGCAGCTCCGTTTTCGCAGCAAAATTGGTATCTTTTGCCTTATCTAAATTCTGGAAATAGGTGTTTTTCTGGCTCTTGATCAGCTTATACAGCTCATCAAACCGCTGAATGGTCTCGTCATATTTATATTCGAAACCCTCATCAGCACCCGTTTCAGCAACATATGCCTGCAAAGCAGCCTCGCGTTCGGCCCGTTTCATCTGGTCGAACAACGGCTTAACTTCTTTAAGCACCTGATCGGCCTTCTTGAAGTCGCCAGGGGTAACAGCCGCTACACTGATCGTTGCCAGTTGCGTTTCCAGCAGATTGACGAAATCCTGTTTCGAGAATTGGCTGTAATCTACCGATGAATGAATCGATGCATCGTCCTCTGCGTCGGTGATGTCGGCATATTGAGCCGTCACTTCATCACTGACAGGAGGCTCCGAAGCCACTACATCCGACTCTACAGCTGTTTCTTCGGATGCTGGAACCGCATCGTCTATAGTCGCTTCCTGCGCTAGTTCAGCTACAGGCTCTTCAGCAGGAACCTCAGCAACGGCCGGTTCTATCTCAGCTTCAGCGATTGGCTCATCCGTCTTCTCGACGGAGGCTTCTGGCTCATCCTGCGATTCGGCTGCCGACGTATCGGTAACGTCGGCAGGATCAGCTGGGGTAGGCACTTCTGACGTGTCGATAGCCTCAACTGGAGCAACCTCGGGAACTGTATTGACAGCGGGGATGTCGGTAGATGTTAAATTGGTGTCGTCGGCACCAGCGGGTTCGGGCTGTGTTTCAGCCATTGAAACTTCCGCCGATTCGGACGTAGTTTCCGTACCCTCGACTTCCGGTGTGGATTGCGTCGTGGTATCTTCGGGAGTATTAACTGCCAGCTCGCCGGTAGCCTGATTATTGGTGTCTGGCTGCTGGTTAATTTCCTGTTCTTGGTTTGCCATGTTGGGAACGTACCGATTACTTTTGCAAAAGTACGACAATATGCGGATTTTCCTGTATTCCAGCCATTGAAAAGCCGTTAAACCACCCTAAGTGTATGCCATCAACAATCAGTGACTTACGTAAAGAATATTCGCTAAACGGTTTGGATACAACTGATGTTTTATCTGACCCGATCGCTCAGTTTCAAGTCTGGTTTAATGATGCACTAGAGGCTAAGGTTCCTGAGCCAAACGCTATGTACGTCAGCACCGTTACAGCAGATGGCCGACCCGATGGACGGATAGTTTTGCTCAAAGGTGTATCGGAGGATGGCTTCGTCTTCTTTACGAATTATGAAAGCCGTAAAGGTCAGGAACTTGCCAACCATCCGTTTGCCACGCTTACCTTCTTTTATCAGGAACTCGAACGCCAGATTCGCATTGAAGGTCAGGTTGTAAAGGTGAGTTCCGACGAATCCGATGCCTATTTCAGCAGTCGTCCGCGCGGGAGTCAGATCGGCGCGTGGGTATCACACCAGAGTTTGGTGATCGAGAGCCGCGAGGTGCTGGAAAATCGCCAGCATGAGCTCGAAACACAGTTTGCCGATGGGCCCGTGCCGCGCCCATCCTATTGGGGCGGCTATCGGGTCATTCCCGATGCGATTGAATTCTGGCAGGGGCGCCCCAGCCGACTCCACGACCGAATTCGCTATCGGAAGGAAGCCGAAAACTGGCTCATCGAGCGGCTAGCCCCCTAAAGAATGGTGGGCGTAGGCTACTGGATACCAGTTATTGACGACCCGATTATTTTTATGCCGATCATCTACCATGCCGCATTTACAAGCCAGATACGGTAAGATTTGACAATTGGTTGCTTTCTTGGGCAAGATTCTCCCTTTCTACTCTTCTCTATGACCGGCAAAAAAGCCAAAGTCCAACCGGCAATTTCGAAGCGAACTCTATTTAGTGTCATTTCGGCCTCATCGGTCGGAACGCTCATCGAATGGTACGATTTTTACATTTTCGGCAGCCTGGCCGCTATTCTGTCGTCACAGTTTTTCCCGAAAGATAATCCCACAGCGGCTCTTCTATCGACGCTGGCAACCTTTGCGGCCGGATTCATTGTTCGGCCGTTCGGTGCACTTGTTTTTGGGCGATTAGGTGATCTGGTCGGTCGGAAATATACGTTCCTGGTAACGCTCGTACTGATGGGTGGCTCCACGTTCGCCATCGGGCTCATTCCTGGCTATGCAACGATTGGTTTCTGGGCTCCCCTTCTGGTGCTATTGCTCCGACTGATTCAGGGGCTGGCGCTGGGGGGTGAATACGGTGGAGCGGCTACATACGTGGCTGAGTATGCACCCGAAAATCAACGGGGTTATTATACGAGTTTTATCCAGACAACTGCCACCCTGGGCCTTTTCGTATCACTGGGGGTCATTCTGATCACCCGGGAATTGTTGGGTGTCGAAGCGTTTGCCGACTGGGGCTGGCGGGTGCCTTTTATATTGTCTATTCTGTTAGTCGGCGTTTCGATTATCATTCGGATGCGCATGGCCGAATCACCCTTGTTTTCGAAACTAAAAACAGAAGGCAAAATCTCGAAAAATCCGCTGGCCGAAAGCTTCGGTAAGAAGCAAAACCTCAAAATGGTACTGCTTGCTCTATTTGGGGCAACGGCGGGTCAGGGTGTAATCTGGTATACGGGGCAGTTTTACGCCCTGTCATTTATCCAGAAAGCCTGTAATGTCGAGTTTGTTCAGTCCAACGTTATTGTCGCTGTAGCCTTGCTGGGCGCAACACCATTCTTCGTTATTTTCGGCGGGTTGTCGGATCGGATCGGACGCAAGAACATCATGCTGGCGGGTATGTTATTAGGGGTCCTCACCTATCGCCCGATCTACGATAAAATGTATAGTCTGACTGATCTAACCACCAGACAGGAGTTGTCAGACGCACAAACCATCAGCCGTAAACTGGCGAAACAACCAAACGGCGATTTACTTACGACGTCAACAACGTCGCATTTCTATTCGGATGGACTGATTGCGAAAGATATTGAGAAAACAATTGCGACCAGCAAGGCGCCCAATTCGCCGTCCAAACCAGAGCTGACGAAAGCCGTAGTACTCCCCTCACGCAGCTTTTGGCTGATGATATTCCTGGTATTTATTCAGGTGCTCTACGTAACGATGGTCTACGGACCAATTGCGGCTTTTCTGGTCGAGTTATTTCCGACCCGAATTCGCTATACATCGATGTCGTTGCCCTACCACATTGGCAATGGCATTTTTGGCGGACTTACACCTTTTATTGCAACGGCCCTTGTTGCAACGGCAACGAAAGCGAACGAAGTGGCACCAGGATCAGTCGAAAAACCATACCTGGAAGGGCTCTGGTATCCAATTTTGGTAGCTGGCGTTTGTTTTGTGATTGGGCTATTATACCTGAATAACAAACGGTACACGACTGCGGACGATTGACTTTCGGACTGAACACAGGCTCCTCAATAACGAATCATTTTATCGAGCACTAGCCTTATTCATACTCCTTTTCATTCTGTATTTTCCATTTTCACACTCTTATGGATGCAATCAAAAAATACCTGGGCATAGTCTGGATTCTTCTTGGTGTATATGCAGGCTACGACCGAATCACCGATAGTCTGACAAAAATCGCCAGTGACAAACTCGAAGACCGTGTTTTCGGCTGGGTGGTACTCTGTGTGCTCGTACCCATTGTCGTTGGCGGGCTAATTCTATTTGGCACATATGCCTGGCAAGAGGAATACGACGAATAAGTCGGTTGCTCAGCCTTCCGACGCACTTTTTATTCATTCACCTACGACTGTCTGCAAAGCTTTACCTGAAGCCTTAAGGACAGTCGTAGGTGTTTTAGTATGATTGTTCCGTTTGCTCTGATCGTCCGAAAACCAGTTGTACCGTTTGGTTATACCACAAGTGGGCGGTGGCACGCTTCCGAGCGAAACCCTAAGAGGAAAAACTACAGGAACTGAGCACAAAAAAATTACTTAATCATATTTTAAAATATTTTAATATATAAAATTTTAATTTTACCGGCATTGCGTGGGTTCAACAGGCCTGAAAGCACTTTCGAACATCACGATTCGTTAAGCTTGATAGTTTTGTTGAATTGCCTTTGCCTATATAAACTTTACTTTTACGGCGCTATTCGTTCTTTCACTATTTTACTATTTGATTATGCGTATCCGAACCTTTGACGAATACAAAACTGCATACCAAAAAAGTGTCGAAGATCCCGAGGCCTTCTGGGCTGAGGTTGCTCAGAATTTTCAATGGCGCAAACCCTGGACCAAAACGCTGCAATGGAACTTCACCGAACCAAACGTCAAGTGGTTTATTGGCGGAAAACTCAACATTACGGAAAACTGTCTTGACCGACACCTTGCTGAACGGGGCGACCAGCCTGCCATCATCTGGGAACCTAATGATCCAAATGAGGCCGGGGTAACACTAACGTACCGGATGCTTCATGATCAGGTTTGCCGGTTTGCCAATGTATTGAAACGGAATGGCGTCGTTAAAGGCGATCGTGTCTGTATTTACATGCCCATGGTGCCCGAACTGGCCATTTCCGTGTTGGCCTGTGCTCGTATTGGTGCTATTCATTCGGTCGTTTTTGGAGGGTTCTCAGCCCAGAGTATTGCCGACAGGATCAATGACGCCCAATGCAAAGTGGTTATCACGGCCGATGGCGCGTATCGCGGCAACAAGGAAATTCCACTGAAAAGTACCGTCGATGATGCGCTGATCGGTTGCCCAAGCGTTGAGAAAGTAATTGTGCTGACTCGTACCCGCACGCCGGTTTCGATGCTGAAAGGCCGCGATGTATGGTGGGAACAGGAACTCAAACAAGTCACTGCCGACTGCCCGGCCGAGGAAATGGATGCGGAAGACATGCTGTTCATTCTCTACACGTCCGGCTCTACGGGTAAACCGAAAGGCGTTGTTCATACCTGTGGAGGGTACATGGTCTATGCAGCCTATACGTTCCAGAATGTATTTCAGTATGAAGGAGCCGGGGACACGGCTGCCCAGGTATTTTTCTGCACGGCTGACATCGGCTGGATCACGGGGCATAGTTATATCGTCTATGGTCCGCTAGCTTCCGGAGCAACTTCGCTCATTTTTGAAGGAGTCCCCACCTACCCTGACTGCGGTCGATTCTGGGACATTACGGACAAGCATAAAGTCAATATTCTTTATACGGCTCCTACGGCGATTCGCTCGCTGATGGGATTTGGGCTGGAAAAAGTCGAAAACCATGACCTGAGTAGTTTGAAGGTATTGGGTTCCGTGGGTGAGCCTATCAACGAAGAAGCCTGGCACTGGTACGATGACAATATTGGCAAGAATCGCTGCCCGATTGTCGATACGTGGTGGCAAACCGAAACCGGTGGCATTCTGATTTCGCCACTGGCTGGTATAACCAAAACGAAACCGACCTTTGCGACACTACCACTACCCGGTATTCAGCCGATTCTGGTGGACGAGAACGGCAAGGAAATCGAGGGCAATGGCGTAAGCGGAAATCTGTGCATGAAGTTTCCCTGGCCGGGTATTCTGCGCACCACGTACGGTGATCACGAACGATGCCGTCAAACGTACTTTGCGACCTATCCGGGTCTGTATTTCACTGGCGACGGTTGCCTTCGCGACGAAGACGGCTATTATCGCATTACAGGCCGGGTAGACGATGTCCTGAATGTGTCGGGCCACCGCATCGGTACGGCAGAGGTCGAGAATGCAATCAACATGCACACAGGCGTGGTAGAGAGCGCAGTGGTCGGTTACCCGCACGACATCAAAGGTCAGGGAATTTACGCCTATGTCATCACCGATCAAATGCCAGCTGACCACGATGCCGACCTGACCAAGCGCGACATTCTGGCTACCGTAAGCCGGGTTATTGGCCCTATTGCCAAACCCGATAAAATTCAGTTCGTAACGGGCTTGCCAAAAACGCGCTCCGGTAAGATCATGCGCCGGATTCTGCGCAAGATTGCCGAGGGCGATACGGGCAACCTGGGTGATACATCGACACTGCTCGATCCGGCTGTAGTTGACGAGATCAGGGCGGGAGCAATATAAAATTCATCCTGCTAACGTAGGAAACATAGCACAACAGCCGGGCCAATTGGTCCGGCTGTTGTGCTATCATTAGCCTAAGAAACTTTCTCCCATAAGCTGGAAAGAGCCGGATAATTCAGGTTATTGATCACCAAATTTAGTCGCTTCGGTAATGCCTTTCCAGGAATCGGTACGGAACGGTACGGCCGGGAAGGACTCTTTGTTATAGAGATTCACGTCGCCGTTATCGTCGGCCCAACCATACCGGACAGCAACGGGATTGCTGACTGAATCAGCGTGAACGACTACCGCATTACCCTGTATATCGGCTTTCGCGTAATAAAACTTCTGATCGGCCCCTGCAACTTCAAATCCTTTCAGATAGCCATATCGATCCTTCACCATCAGGCCAGTACCGACATTCTGGAAGGTCACAATGGCCCGATTTCCGTCAATGCGCATACTACCAAACATGGGTCCGCGCGAAGCATCACCCAAGGCAGTCTCTCCCCTGGCAGTTCCGGCATAGGCCACCCGCATGGCTTCGGCGGCAAGGCGATTCCCAACGTCCAGTTTGTTTTTGGGGTGAATATCCTTTGACTCACCAATGTCCGACGTTACAGCCATGCCCGTATTGGGGAGCTGGAGGGTCAGGGTCTGTGCTTCACGAAGTTCGGCCCAGCTACTGCCATGCTTACTATCACCATTAGCCGAATTATAGCTGGCTAATTGAACAAACAGGAATGGAAAATCACTACCCCAGCGTTTCCGCCAGTCCTGAATCATGAGCGGAAACGCTTTGCGGTATTGGTAAGCCCGGCCCGCGTTCGATTCGCCCTGGTACCAGATTGCCCCCTCAATAGCATACGGAATTAGTGGATTCAGCATGGCATTGAACAACTGCGTGGCATACGTATTGGGGCCCGGATTGAACGACGATGGAAACACCGTGGCTACCCGATATTTCCATTGGCCAGCGAGCGGAATATCCAGATTCTCGCCCGAAAGTTTTACGTCTTCTGGTTTTCCAGCTAAGCCCCCTGCTCCCGCTTCATCCACAACCCGTACGGCAATAATATTACGGCCCGGTTTCAGCAAACCATCGGGAATGGCATACGCGCGTGGAAGTAATCCTTTCGAACTTCCTACCAATTGACCATTGACAAAAGTCGAATCCTTATCGTCGACCGACCCGAAGCGGAGTGTCATTTTTTTGAGCGTAGCATCATCTGGAATCACCACCTCACGCCGGAACCAGACAACCCCATCCAGCGTAGGCAGTCCGCCCCACTCCCAGTCGCCGGGCATTCCCATTGATTTCCACTGGTCGGTGTTCAGCGCCGGATCTGACCATGTGCGTTCTTCAGCCGCCGTCGGTAAGCCTCCCTGCTGTTTCTCCATTAACAGCCGGGTACGTTCCTTACCTGCCTGGATCACTTCTTCATAGCTTGCGGGTAGCTTACTGGCCACCGTTCGAAATTCATCCGTTTGACTGAGCGCATCACGGCTGGTCCAGGTTTCGGAATGAGTTCCCCCCCAGGTCGTGTTGATCAGACCAATCGGTACATTCAGATGTTTTTGCAGTTGCCGG
This window harbors:
- a CDS encoding MFS transporter; translation: MTGKKAKVQPAISKRTLFSVISASSVGTLIEWYDFYIFGSLAAILSSQFFPKDNPTAALLSTLATFAAGFIVRPFGALVFGRLGDLVGRKYTFLVTLVLMGGSTFAIGLIPGYATIGFWAPLLVLLLRLIQGLALGGEYGGAATYVAEYAPENQRGYYTSFIQTTATLGLFVSLGVILITRELLGVEAFADWGWRVPFILSILLVGVSIIIRMRMAESPLFSKLKTEGKISKNPLAESFGKKQNLKMVLLALFGATAGQGVIWYTGQFYALSFIQKACNVEFVQSNVIVAVALLGATPFFVIFGGLSDRIGRKNIMLAGMLLGVLTYRPIYDKMYSLTDLTTRQELSDAQTISRKLAKQPNGDLLTTSTTSHFYSDGLIAKDIEKTIATSKAPNSPSKPELTKAVVLPSRSFWLMIFLVFIQVLYVTMVYGPIAAFLVELFPTRIRYTSMSLPYHIGNGIFGGLTPFIATALVATATKANEVAPGSVEKPYLEGLWYPILVAGVCFVIGLLYLNNKRYTTADD
- a CDS encoding DUF6814 family protein, with product MDAIKKYLGIVWILLGVYAGYDRITDSLTKIASDKLEDRVFGWVVLCVLVPIVVGGLILFGTYAWQEEYDE
- the acs gene encoding acetate--CoA ligase, coding for MRIRTFDEYKTAYQKSVEDPEAFWAEVAQNFQWRKPWTKTLQWNFTEPNVKWFIGGKLNITENCLDRHLAERGDQPAIIWEPNDPNEAGVTLTYRMLHDQVCRFANVLKRNGVVKGDRVCIYMPMVPELAISVLACARIGAIHSVVFGGFSAQSIADRINDAQCKVVITADGAYRGNKEIPLKSTVDDALIGCPSVEKVIVLTRTRTPVSMLKGRDVWWEQELKQVTADCPAEEMDAEDMLFILYTSGSTGKPKGVVHTCGGYMVYAAYTFQNVFQYEGAGDTAAQVFFCTADIGWITGHSYIVYGPLASGATSLIFEGVPTYPDCGRFWDITDKHKVNILYTAPTAIRSLMGFGLEKVENHDLSSLKVLGSVGEPINEEAWHWYDDNIGKNRCPIVDTWWQTETGGILISPLAGITKTKPTFATLPLPGIQPILVDENGKEIEGNGVSGNLCMKFPWPGILRTTYGDHERCRQTYFATYPGLYFTGDGCLRDEDGYYRITGRVDDVLNVSGHRIGTAEVENAINMHTGVVESAVVGYPHDIKGQGIYAYVITDQMPADHDADLTKRDILATVSRVIGPIAKPDKIQFVTGLPKTRSGKIMRRILRKIAEGDTGNLGDTSTLLDPAVVDEIRAGAI
- a CDS encoding DUF349 domain-containing protein translates to MANQEQEINQQPDTNNQATGELAVNTPEDTTTQSTPEVEGTETTSESAEVSMAETQPEPAGADDTNLTSTDIPAVNTVPEVAPVEAIDTSEVPTPADPADVTDTSAAESQDEPEASVEKTDEPIAEAEIEPAVAEVPAEEPVAELAQEATIDDAVPASEETAVESDVVASEPPVSDEVTAQYADITDAEDDASIHSSVDYSQFSKQDFVNLLETQLATISVAAVTPGDFKKADQVLKEVKPLFDQMKRAEREAALQAYVAETGADEGFEYKYDETIQRFDELYKLIKSQKNTYFQNLDKAKDTNFAAKTELLTRLRELVETDENNAGDPKVSWNEFKKIQDEWKAAGNMNSPHNATLWATYHALVDRYYSNRNIYFELKELDRKRNATLKAEVIEKVEAMAKAAEETSVTRQTIDEANALFEEYKHIGPAPKAEQEVLWGRMKVALDVLYDKRRDQTNEQRKESAQLYEEKSAIYEELIPLTSFSSNSINDWNDKTKAVMALQDRWNAIKGPMPRDEGKELSKKFWAALKTFFHNKGEFFKQLESKREENLRAKTELCEQVEAILASGEESPEITQTVIELQRQWKNIGQVPEKQKNSIFDRFKAACDAFFNKKRSKNQETEREFEANLAKKITLIERIEAAANENADLSELNEFKKEWNAIGFVPKKDMQSTQKRYINAVNALVGSTGKIPAKDKERVMLQNEAEVTRSGGRDRGDFNRGGDRDSGGNKRENDIRRRITSIENDIATYRNNIEFFARSKNADKLRAEIDRKIADAEKQLDDLRHQLRVAQA
- a CDS encoding response regulator, with translation MKMLPLQVLLVDDDDEDRQLIREALTTAIDHILIEEMATGEELIKWLAHRRSLPSTEMRKESALVTIILLDMHMPKLTGLETLQSLGDTRDLAYMPVVLLTSSISEPLKQQAYEHGIHLYMVKPAGASGFYRVVEAVKLCYRDTLRMRDQNALS
- the pdxH gene encoding pyridoxamine 5'-phosphate oxidase, with amino-acid sequence MPSTISDLRKEYSLNGLDTTDVLSDPIAQFQVWFNDALEAKVPEPNAMYVSTVTADGRPDGRIVLLKGVSEDGFVFFTNYESRKGQELANHPFATLTFFYQELERQIRIEGQVVKVSSDESDAYFSSRPRGSQIGAWVSHQSLVIESREVLENRQHELETQFADGPVPRPSYWGGYRVIPDAIEFWQGRPSRLHDRIRYRKEAENWLIERLAP
- a CDS encoding sialate O-acetylesterase translates to MKGFKWSALLLSLMAIQTALADVRVSNVFGSHMVLQRRKPVPVWGWADPGEKVTVSFNSQTKAIKAGKDGKWTISLDPMEAGGPYQMTVAGKKNSVSFDDVLLGEVWVCSGQSNMEWQLQSAINGKEEVKAANYPNIRHLMVKKAISLTPKDDIEGTWTVCSPQTASVYTAVGYYFARQLQKHLNVPIGLINTTWGGTHSETWTSRDALSQTDEFRTVASKLPASYEEVIQAGKERTRLLMEKQQGGLPTAAEERTWSDPALNTDQWKSMGMPGDWEWGGLPTLDGVVWFRREVVIPDDATLKKMTLRFGSVDDKDSTFVNGQLVGSSKGLLPRAYAIPDGLLKPGRNIIAVRVVDEAGAGGLAGKPEDVKLSGENLDIPLAGQWKYRVATVFPSSFNPGPNTYATQLFNAMLNPLIPYAIEGAIWYQGESNAGRAYQYRKAFPLMIQDWRKRWGSDFPFLFVQLASYNSANGDSKHGSSWAELREAQTLTLQLPNTGMAVTSDIGESKDIHPKNKLDVGNRLAAEAMRVAYAGTARGETALGDASRGPMFGSMRIDGNRAIVTFQNVGTGLMVKDRYGYLKGFEVAGADQKFYYAKADIQGNAVVVHADSVSNPVAVRYGWADDNGDVNLYNKESFPAVPFRTDSWKGITEATKFGDQ